Proteins from a single region of Budorcas taxicolor isolate Tak-1 chromosome 11, Takin1.1, whole genome shotgun sequence:
- the LOC128056546 gene encoding LOW QUALITY PROTEIN: PC4 and SFRS1-interacting protein-like (The sequence of the model RefSeq protein was modified relative to this genomic sequence to represent the inferred CDS: inserted 1 base in 1 codon; deleted 1 base in 1 codon; substituted 1 base at 1 genomic stop codon) translates to MTRDFKPGDLIFAKMKGYPHWPARVDEVPDGAVKPPTNKLPIFFFGTHETAFLGPKDIFPYSENKENYGKPNKRKGFNEGLWEIDNNPKVKFSIQQASAKQSNASSDVEVEEKKQEYVSKEDTDHEEKASNEDVTKAIDITTPKAARRGRKRKAENQVETEEAEVVTTATASANLKVSPKRGRPAATEVKIPKPRGRPKMVKQPCPSESDMITEEDKSKKKGQEEKQPKKQLKKDEEGQKEEEKPRKKPDKKEGEKEVESKRKNLAKTGVTSTSDCEEGDDQEGEKKRRGGRNFQTAHRRNMLKGQHEKEAADRKRKQEEQMETEQQNKDEGKKPEVKKVEKKRETSMDSXLQRIHAEIKNSLKIDNLDVNRCIEALDELASLQVAMQQAQKHTEMITTLKKIRRFKVXIIMEKSTMLYNKFKNMFLVGEGDSVITQVLNKSLAEQRQHEEANKTKDQGKKGPNKKLEKEQTGSKTLNGGSDAQDSNQPQHNGDSNEESKDNHEASSKKKPSSEEREPEISLKDSTLDN, encoded by the exons ATGACTCGCGACTTCAAACCTGGGGACCTCATCTTCGCCAAGATGAAAGGTTATCCTCATTGGCCAGCTCGAGTAGATGAAGTTCCTGATGGAGCTGTAAAACCACCCACAAACAAACTACCgattttcttttttggaactCATGAGACTGCTTTTTTAGGCCCAAAGGACATATTTCCTTactcagaaaataaggaaaactacGGCAAACCAAATAAACGAAAAGGCTTTAATGAAGGTTTATGGGAGATAGATAACAATCCGAAAGTGAAATTTTCAATTCAACAGGCATCAGCTAAACAGTCAAATGCGTCatctgatgttgaagttgaagaaaagaaacaaga ATATGTTTCAAAGGAAGATACCGACCATGAAGAAAAAGCCAGCAATGAGGATGTGACTAAAGCAATTGACATAACCACTCCAAAAGCTGccagaagagggagaaaaagaaaggcagaaaaccaAGTAGAAACTGAGGAGGCTGAAGTAGTGACTACAGCAACAGCATCTGCTAATCTAAAAGTGAGTCCTAAAAGAGGACGACCTGCAGCCACAGAGGTCAAGATTCCAAAACCAAGAGGCAGACCCAAGATGGTAAAACAACCTTGTCCTTCAGAGAGTGACATGATAACTGAAGAAgacaaaagcaagaaaaagggGCAAGAGGAAAAACAACCTAAAAAACAGCTTAAAAAGGATGAAGAGGgccagaaggaagaagaaaagccaagaaaaaaGCCAGAtaaaaaagag ggggaaaaggaagttgaatcaaaaaggaaaaatttagcCAAAACAGGGGTTACATCAACCTCTGATTGTGAAGAAGGTGATGATCAAGaaggtgaaaagaagagaagaggtggAAGAAACTTTCAAACTGCTCATAGAAGGAATATGCTCAAAGGACAACATGAGAAAGAGGCTGCAGATAGAAAACGCAAGCAAGAAGAACAAATGGAAACTGAGCAGCAGAATAAAGATGAAGGAAAGAAGCCAGAAGttaagaaagtggagaagaagcGAGAAACATCAATGGATTCTTGACTTCAAAGGATAcatgctgaaattaaaaattcactcaAAATTGATAATCTTGATGTCAACAGATGTATTGAGGCTTTGGATGAACTGGCTTCACTTCAGGTCGCAATGCAACAAGCTCAAAAACACACAGAGATGATTACAACACTGAAAAAAATACGGCGATTCAAAG AGATTATCATGGAAAAGTCTACAATGTTGTATAACAAGTTTAAGAACATGTTTTTGGTTGGTGAAGGAGATTCTGTGATCACACAAGTGCTGAACAAATCTCTTGCCGAACAAAGACAGCATGAGGAAGCAAATAAAACCAAAGATCAAGGGAAGAAAGGGCCAAACAAAAAGCTAGAAAAGGAACAAACAGGTTCAAAGACTCTAAATGGAGGATCGGATGCTCAAGACAGTAATCAACCACAACACAATGGAGACAGCAATGAAGAAAGCAAAGACAACCACGAGGCCAGCAGTAAGAAAAAGCCATCCAGTGAAGAGAGAGAGCCTGAAATATCTCTGAAGGATTCTACCCTAGATAACTAG